One region of Enterobacter ludwigii genomic DNA includes:
- the purE gene encoding 5-(carboxyamino)imidazole ribonucleotide mutase encodes MSSRNNPARVAIVMGSKSDWATMQFAAEIFEILNVPHHVEVVSAHRTPDKLFSFAEGAEENGYEVIIAGAGGAAHLPGMIAAKTLVPVLGVPVQSAALSGVDSLYSIVQMPRGIPVGTLAIGKAGAANAALLAAQILATHDKDLHQRLADWRKAQTDEVLDNPDPRGAA; translated from the coding sequence ATGTCTTCCCGCAATAATCCGGCGCGTGTCGCCATCGTGATGGGGTCCAAAAGCGACTGGGCTACCATGCAGTTCGCCGCCGAAATCTTTGAAATCCTGAATGTTCCGCACCACGTTGAAGTGGTTTCCGCACACCGTACACCGGACAAACTGTTCAGCTTCGCCGAAGGCGCTGAAGAGAACGGTTATGAGGTGATCATTGCCGGTGCGGGCGGCGCAGCACATCTGCCAGGCATGATTGCCGCTAAAACGCTGGTCCCCGTTCTGGGCGTGCCGGTACAAAGCGCTGCGTTGAGCGGTGTCGATAGCCTCTATTCCATCGTGCAGATGCCGCGGGGTATTCCGGTCGGCACGCTGGCGATTGGTAAAGCGGGTGCTGCAAATGCTGCCCTGCTGGCTGCACAGATCCTGGCGACGCATGATAAAGACTTACATCAGCGTCTGGCTGACTGGCGTAAAGCACAGACCGACGAGGTGCTGGACAATCCGGACCCACGGGGTGCGGCATGA
- a CDS encoding IS3-like element ISSen4 family transposase (programmed frameshift) has translation MKKRFSDEQIISILREAEAGVPARELCRKHAISDATFYTWRKKYGGMAVPEVKRLKSLEEENARLKKLLAEAMLDKEALQVALGRKLLTTDQKREAVMLMCDATGLSQRRACRLTGLSLSTCRYEAHRPAADAHLSGRITELALERRRFGYRRIWQLLRREGLHVNHKRVYRLYHLSGLGVKRRRRRKGLATERLPLLRPAAPNLTWSMDFVMDALSTGRRIKCLTCVDDFTKECLTVTVAFGISGVQVTRILDSIALFRGYPATIRTDQGPEFTCRALDQWAFEHGVELRLIQPGKPTQNGFIESFNGRFRDECLNEHWFSDIVHARKIINDWRQDYNECRPHSTLNYQTPSEFAAGWRKGHSENEDSDVTN, from the exons ATGAAGAAGCGTTTTTCCGACGAACAGATCATCAGTATTCTCCGCGAAGCCGAAGCTGGGGTACCCGCCCGTGAACTCTGCCGCAAGCATGCCATTTCCGATGCCACGTTTTACACCTGGCGTAAGAAGTATGGCGGTATGGCGGTGCCTGAAGTTAAGCGCCTGAAGTCGCTTGAGGAAGAGAACGCCAGACTCAAGAAGCTGCTTGCCGAAGCCATGCTGGATAAAGAGGCGCTTCAGGTGGCTCTTGGGCGAAAGT TACTGACGACAGACCAGAAGCGGGAAGCCGTGATGTTGATGTGTGATGCGACCGGTCTGTCGCAACGTCGTGCCTGCAGGCTTACAGGTTTATCCCTGTCGACCTGCCGCTATGAGGCTCACCGTCCGGCTGCTGATGCGCATTTATCAGGGCGCATCACTGAGCTGGCACTGGAGCGCAGGCGTTTTGGCTACCGTCGTATTTGGCAGTTGCTGCGCCGTGAAGGGCTTCATGTTAATCATAAGCGCGTGTACCGGCTTTATCACCTCAGTGGCCTGGGCGTAAAACGCAGAAGACGTCGTAAAGGGCTGGCAACAGAACGTCTGCCGCTGCTCCGTCCGGCGGCGCCCAATCTGACCTGGTCGATGGATTTCGTCATGGACGCACTTTCCACCGGTCGCAGGATCAAGTGTCTTACCTGCGTCGATGATTTCACAAAGGAATGCCTGACGGTCACTGTTGCCTTTGGGATTTCAGGCGTTCAGGTCACGCGTATTCTGGACAGCATTGCACTGTTTCGAGGCTATCCGGCGACGATAAGAACTGACCAGGGGCCGGAGTTCACTTGCCGTGCACTGGATCAATGGGCCTTTGAGCATGGTGTTGAGTTGCGCTTAATCCAGCCGGGCAAGCCAACGCAGAACGGATTTATTGAGAGCTTTAACGGACGATTTCGCGATGAATGTTTGAATGAGCACTGGTTCAGCGATATCGTTCATGCCAGGAAAATTATTAATGACTGGCGGCAGGATTATAACGAATGCCGCCCGCACTCCACGCTGAATTATCAGACACCGTCTGAATTTGCAGCGGGCTGGAGAAAGGGTCATTCTGAGAATGAAGATTCCGACGTTACTAACTGA
- the mnmH gene encoding tRNA 2-selenouridine(34) synthase MnmH yields MNDGTDYRAILASDTPLIDVRAPIEFAQGAMPAALNLPLMNDDERAAVGTCYKRQGPEAALALGHSLVNGATREARINAWREASLAHPEGYLCCARGGQRSHISQAWLKEAGVDYPLIRGGYKALRQTAIQVTTEQSQKPMVLIGGCTGSGKTLLVKQHVQGIDLEGLARHRGSSFGRTLTPQLSQASFENHLAVELLKKDAARWVLEDEGRMIGSNHLPECLRDRMVEAPIVVVDDPFDIRLERLREEYFDHMWADFSAAYGDEEGWKEYSEYLHHGLFAIRRRLGLQRYAEFTELLDSALLEQQRSGSTDAHFRWLAPLLNDYYDPMYSYQLGKKAEKIVYRGTFEEIAEWLDR; encoded by the coding sequence ATGAACGATGGAACGGACTATCGCGCGATCCTCGCGTCCGATACCCCTTTAATCGACGTTCGCGCGCCGATCGAATTTGCACAGGGCGCGATGCCCGCCGCGCTCAACCTGCCTTTAATGAACGACGACGAGCGCGCCGCCGTCGGCACCTGCTATAAGCGGCAGGGCCCCGAGGCCGCGCTGGCGCTCGGCCATAGTCTGGTGAACGGCGCAACGCGTGAGGCACGGATCAACGCCTGGCGGGAGGCCAGCCTTGCCCATCCTGAGGGCTATCTCTGCTGCGCACGCGGCGGCCAGCGTTCGCACATCTCACAGGCATGGCTGAAAGAGGCGGGTGTCGACTACCCGTTGATCCGCGGCGGCTATAAAGCCCTGCGTCAGACGGCGATTCAGGTCACAACCGAGCAGTCACAAAAACCGATGGTACTTATCGGTGGCTGTACCGGCAGCGGTAAAACCCTGCTGGTTAAGCAACATGTCCAGGGCATTGATCTGGAAGGACTGGCTCGCCATCGCGGTTCATCGTTTGGCCGCACGCTCACGCCGCAGCTTTCCCAGGCCAGCTTTGAAAATCACCTTGCGGTTGAGCTATTAAAAAAAGACGCTGCACGCTGGGTGCTGGAAGATGAAGGTCGGATGATTGGTTCCAACCACCTGCCGGAGTGCCTGCGCGACCGTATGGTTGAAGCTCCTATCGTTGTCGTCGACGACCCGTTTGATATCCGTCTTGAGCGCCTGCGAGAAGAGTATTTCGACCATATGTGGGCAGATTTTTCTGCGGCTTACGGTGATGAAGAAGGCTGGAAAGAGTACAGCGAGTACCTGCACCACGGCCTGTTCGCCATTCGCCGCCGTCTGGGGCTGCAGCGGTATGCAGAATTCACCGAGCTGTTAGATTCCGCGCTGCTGGAACAACAACGCTCTGGCAGCACTGATGCGCACTTCCGCTGGCTTGCCCCGTTGCTGAATGATTATTACGACCCGATGTACAGCTATCAGCTTGGAAAGAAAGCGGAGAAGATTGTCTATCGCGGAACGTTCGAAGAAATTGCTGAGTGGCTTGATCGCTGA
- the lpxH gene encoding UDP-2,3-diacylglucosamine diphosphatase — translation MATLFIADLHLQTEEPAITAGFLRFLRGEAKSADALYILGDLFEAWIGDDDPNPLHREMAAAINALVDSGVPCYFIHGNRDFLLGKRYARESGMQLLPEEQVLELYGRKILIMHGDTLCTDDTGYQAFRAKVHTPWIQKVFLSLPLFIRNRIAARMRAGSKAANSSKSMTIMDVNPQTVVNVMEKHRVQWLIHGHTHRPDVHSLIANGEPAHRVVLGAWHSEGSMVKVTPESVELIAFPF, via the coding sequence GTGGCGACACTCTTTATTGCGGATTTGCATCTGCAAACAGAAGAACCGGCGATCACCGCCGGTTTTCTGCGTTTTTTACGCGGTGAAGCGAAAAGCGCCGACGCGCTGTACATTCTGGGCGACCTGTTCGAAGCCTGGATTGGCGACGACGACCCTAACCCGCTGCACCGGGAAATGGCTGCAGCCATTAATGCGCTGGTGGATTCCGGCGTTCCCTGCTACTTCATCCATGGCAACCGTGATTTCCTGCTCGGCAAGCGCTACGCTCGCGAAAGCGGTATGCAACTGCTGCCGGAAGAACAGGTGCTCGAACTCTATGGCCGAAAGATCCTGATCATGCATGGCGATACGCTCTGCACCGACGATACCGGTTATCAGGCCTTCCGCGCCAAAGTCCACACCCCGTGGATCCAAAAAGTGTTCCTGTCCCTGCCGCTGTTTATCCGCAACCGTATCGCAGCCAGAATGCGCGCGGGCAGTAAAGCCGCCAACAGCAGCAAATCCATGACCATCATGGACGTCAACCCGCAGACAGTGGTCAACGTGATGGAAAAGCATCGCGTCCAGTGGCTGATCCACGGTCATACTCATCGCCCCGATGTACATTCCCTTATCGCCAACGGCGAACCGGCCCACCGCGTCGTACTGGGTGCCTGGCACAGTGAAGGCTCCATGGTCAAAGTCACACCAGAGAGTGTAGAGCTGATCGCTTTTCCGTTTTAA
- the purK gene encoding 5-(carboxyamino)imidazole ribonucleotide synthase, with translation MKQVCVLGNGQLGRMLRQAGEPLGISVWPVGLDDEPEAVPFHQSVITAEIERWPETALTRELARHNAFVNRDVFPIIADRLTQKQLFDKLGLPTAPWQLLSDKSEWNDVFAMLGELAIVKRRVGGYDGRGQWRLRANETAELPDDCYGECIVEQGINFSGEVSLVGARGHDGHTVFYPLTHNLHQDGILRTSVAFPQASAEQQAQAEDMLSAIMHELGYVGVMAMECFVTPSGLLINELAPRVHNSGHWTQNGASISQFELHLRAITELPLPQPVVNSPSVMINLIGTDLNYDWLKLPLVHLHWYDKEVRPGRKVGHLNLNDSDTGRLSATLEAIIPLLPPEYASGIVWAQSKIK, from the coding sequence ATGAAGCAGGTTTGCGTCCTCGGTAACGGTCAGTTGGGCCGTATGCTGCGCCAGGCGGGTGAACCGCTGGGTATTTCCGTCTGGCCCGTCGGGCTGGATGATGAACCTGAAGCGGTACCGTTCCACCAGAGCGTGATCACCGCCGAGATCGAACGCTGGCCGGAAACGGCGCTGACTCGCGAGCTGGCGCGTCATAACGCCTTTGTTAACCGCGATGTTTTCCCGATTATTGCCGACCGTCTGACGCAAAAGCAGCTGTTCGACAAGCTCGGTCTGCCGACTGCACCGTGGCAGCTCCTGTCGGATAAAAGCGAGTGGAATGATGTTTTCGCGATGCTGGGCGAACTGGCCATCGTGAAGCGCCGCGTGGGCGGTTACGATGGCCGCGGTCAGTGGCGCCTGCGTGCAAATGAAACGGCAGAACTGCCGGATGATTGCTACGGCGAGTGTATCGTTGAGCAGGGCATCAACTTTAGCGGCGAAGTGTCGCTGGTTGGCGCGCGCGGGCACGACGGGCATACCGTCTTTTATCCGCTGACGCATAACCTGCATCAGGACGGCATTCTGCGCACCAGCGTGGCGTTTCCGCAGGCCAGTGCGGAACAACAGGCACAGGCGGAAGACATGCTGTCTGCCATCATGCACGAACTGGGCTACGTCGGCGTAATGGCGATGGAGTGCTTTGTCACCCCGTCAGGTCTGCTGATCAACGAGCTTGCGCCGCGCGTGCACAACAGCGGCCACTGGACGCAAAACGGCGCGTCCATCAGCCAGTTCGAACTGCACCTGCGCGCCATCACTGAGCTGCCTCTGCCGCAGCCGGTGGTGAATAGCCCGTCAGTGATGATCAACCTGATCGGCACCGATCTGAACTACGACTGGCTGAAGCTGCCGCTGGTACACCTGCACTGGTATGACAAAGAGGTTCGCCCGGGTCGTAAGGTCGGTCACCTGAACCTGAACGACAGCGACACGGGCCGTCTGAGCGCCACCCTCGAAGCCATCATCCCTCTTCTGCCGCCGGAATACGCGAGCGGAATTGTCTGGGCACAGTCTAAGATCAAGTAA
- a CDS encoding DUF1471 domain-containing protein: protein MKSIKTFVAVAALSMISFGSFAQSVSASASTLDRAEAKIAAQAAEQGASYKITSAQVNNRVYMTAELTK, encoded by the coding sequence ATGAAATCCATCAAAACTTTCGTTGCAGTTGCCGCTCTTTCTATGATCTCTTTTGGTTCTTTCGCTCAGAGCGTCAGCGCGAGTGCTTCTACCCTCGACCGCGCAGAAGCGAAAATCGCCGCTCAGGCTGCTGAACAAGGTGCGTCTTACAAAATCACCAGCGCACAGGTTAACAACCGCGTATACATGACCGCAGAACTGACCAAATAA
- the ppiB gene encoding peptidylprolyl isomerase B, which translates to MVTFHTNHGDIVIKTFDDKAPETVKNFLDYCREGFYNNTIFHRVINGFMIQGGGFEPGMHQKETKEAIKNEANNGLKNTRGTLAMARTQAPHSATAQFFINVADNDFLNFSGESLQGWGYCVFAEVVEGMDVVDKIKAVSTGRSGMHQDVPKEDVVITSVTVSE; encoded by the coding sequence ATGGTTACTTTCCACACTAATCATGGCGATATCGTAATCAAAACCTTTGATGACAAAGCGCCTGAAACAGTTAAAAACTTCCTGGACTACTGCCGCGAAGGTTTCTACAACAACACCATTTTCCACCGCGTGATCAACGGCTTTATGATCCAGGGCGGCGGTTTTGAACCTGGCATGCACCAGAAAGAGACCAAAGAAGCGATCAAAAACGAAGCGAACAACGGTCTGAAAAACACCCGTGGCACGCTGGCGATGGCCCGTACTCAGGCGCCTCACTCTGCTACTGCCCAGTTCTTCATCAATGTGGCCGACAACGACTTCCTGAACTTCTCTGGCGAAAGCCTGCAGGGTTGGGGCTACTGCGTATTCGCAGAAGTGGTTGAAGGTATGGACGTGGTTGATAAGATCAAAGCCGTCTCTACTGGCCGCAGCGGCATGCACCAGGACGTTCCTAAAGAAGACGTAGTGATTACCAGCGTGACCGTCAGCGAGTAA